A region of the Pseudarthrobacter phenanthrenivorans Sphe3 genome:
GCCTTCGGCCAGGTGGGCTTCGGCACCGGCGGTTGGGACACGGACTTCCCGAACTCCATCCTGGAGATCCTCCGCGTGGTCTACACGGACGCGGACGACCAGCACCGCCTCATCCGTGGGGGAGCCCAGCGGCTGCCCGAGGCACTGTGGCAGCACGCGCCGTCGGGCATGGTGCACTGGCCGGAAGGAACGTCACTGTCCTCGCTGCACGCAGGGTCGCCGCGCGGCGCCGTGGGGAAGATCAGCCGTGATGCGGACGGAATCCTGCGGATCCGCGAACGGTGGGGCCGCGAAGCCAGTTACCCCGCCGTCGTGGCGACGTGCCAGTCCTGGCTGCTGTCCACCCGCATCCACACTGAGGAGACGCTGTTCCCGGCCGAGTTGTGGACTGCTATCGAGCGCTCGCACTACATGCAGTCCTCCAAGACCTTCGTCATGGTGGACCGGCCGTTCTGGAAGGACATCGATCCGGACACCGGCAACGAGGTTCTCTCGATGACCCTGACCGACCGGCTCAACCGTGCCACCTACCTGTTGGACAACGGCCCGGACCAGCCCGCCGTCATCCTGCTCTCCTACACCTGGAACGATGACGCGCTGAAGTGGCTGGCGCTGGATGCCGACGAGCGCGTGGAACTGATGCTGCATTCGCTCGGGCAGATCTACCCGGGCGTGGACATCGCGAGCCACATTGTGGGCCAGCCCATCACCGTCTCCTGGGAGGCCGACCCCAACTTCATGGGCGCTTTCAAGGCCAACCTGCCGGGCCACTACCGGTACCAGCAGCGGCTGTTTACGCACTTCAAGCAGGACAAACTGCCCGAATCCCAGCGGGGCATCTTCCTGGCCGGCGACGACGTCTCGTTCACTGCCGGCTGGGCCGAGGGGGCCGTGACCACCGGCCTGAATGCGGTGTGGGGCGTGGTGAACCACCTGGGCGGCTCGTCGGCGCCCGGCAACCCGGGGCCGGGGGAACTGCTGGATGCTATCGGCCCGATCCCGTTGGATTAGGTGTGCATCTCCCGGTGGGCCGCGGCCAACTCGCGGTAGCGCGCGGCGTTGGCCCGGACGCCGTCGTACTCCTCATCAGTGAGTTCCCGGCGCACCTTCCCCGGCACGCCCGCCACAAGCGAGCGCGGCGGGATGGTGGTCCCCTCCAGGACCACGGCGCCGGCCGCCACGAGCGAGCCGGCGCCGATCACTGCGCCATTGAGGACGGTCGCGCCCATGCCGATCAGGCAGTCGTCCTCCACCGTGCAGCCGTGGACGACGGCGGCGTGCCCCACGCTCACGCGTTCGCCCACCGTGCAGGGGAAGCCGGGGTCGGCGTGCAGCACCACGTTGTCCTGCAGGTTGCTGCCGGCGCCCACCGTAATGGCTGCCGTGTCCGCCCGGACCGAGACGCCGTAAAAAGCGCTGGAGTCTTCAGCGAGGGTGGCGTTGCCAATGATCGAGGCCGTGGGCGCAACGAAAACTGAGTCGTGGACGGCCGGGGCGTTCCCGGCGAAAGGGTAGAGAGGAGCCATGGGCCAAGCCTAGGACATCCGGCCCCGCGCCCAACTAAGTAGCACTAAGTGTCGTTTTGGGGCCGCAAAACGACACTTGGCGCTACTTAGTTGGGTTCAGGGGTTAGTTGGGAGGGGCAGGGGCGTGGAGGACCAGGAACTGGCAGTGCTGCCTCCAGTGCGCCCCCTGCGGCCGTCAGTCCTGCAAGGCACGCTAGTTAAAGACGACGGTCCGGTTGCCGTCCAGCAGGACGCGGTGCTCGGCGTGCCACTGCACTGCCTGGACCAGCGTGCGGCCTTCCACGTCGCGGCCCATCTGGACAAACTGCTCCGGCGTCCGGGCGTGGTCCACGCGGATGACTTCCTGCTCGATGATGGGGCCCTCGTCCAGGGCGGCCGTCACGTAGTGGGCGGTGGCGCCAATCAGTTTCACGCCCCGGGCGTGGGCCTGGTGGTAGGGCTTGGCTCCCTTAAAGGATGGCAGGAACGAGTGGTGGATGTTGATGGCCTTGCCCGTGAGCTCACTGCAGAGTTCGTCGGACAGGATCTGCATGTAGCGGGCCAGGACCGTCAGCTCGATGTCGTGCTCCGCCATGAGGGCCCGCAGCTTGTCCTCCGCCTGGGCCTTGGTTTCCTTGGTGACCGGAATGTAGTGGAACGGGATGCCGTAGAACTCGGCCAGGCCGGCGAGGTCCTGGTGGTTGGACACGATGGCAGGGATTTCGATGGGCAGGGTGCCGCTGCGCTGCTGGAAGAGCAGGTCGTTGAGGCAGTGGGCGGAGGTGCTGGCCATGACCAGGGTGCGCACCTTCTGGCCCACGGCGTTCAGGCTCCACTGCATGCCGAACGCCCCAGCCACCGGTTCCAGGGCAGCCCGCAGCTCGGAGGCGGGGGCCGCCGTCGTGACCTCCACGCGCATGAAGAAGTTGCCGGTGACGGGGCTGCCGTACTGCTGCGAATCCGTAATATTGCACCCTGCCACCAGCAGGGCTCCGGCCACCGCATGGACGATTCCCGGGCGGTCCGGGCAGGACAGGGTTACTACGTACGCTTGGTTCAGCTGCTCATTACTCACACGTACTAGCGTACCCGCGCGCGGGTACGCGAATTTGGTACGCTGAAAGGGTCGCAACTGGCGTTGGGTGGCTAACCACCAGGGAGCGGCAATCACGAAGACCACGGATCGTACGCCTGGGCCGAGGGTCATGTCTTGCCGGAATTGGGGCTGCACCCCGTCAGTACCGCAGCACCACGCCGGCGCATTCACGCGGTGTCATAAGGCACCGTGGATTTGCGCCAGCCGGTAGCCTGACCTAAGCAGTGCCCGTATCCCTAGCCAGGAGTTCTTCGTGACTACTACAGCCACCTCCACTACCGCCGTCAGCAACCAGCCTCTGGCTGAGCTTGACCCTGAAATCGCCGCAGTCCTTGACCAGGAGCTCGGCCGCCAGCGCGGCACCCTGGAAATGATTGCCTCCGAGAACTTTGCCCCCCGTGCCGTGATGGAGGCCCAGGGCTCCGTCCTCACCAACAAGTACGCCGAGGGCTACCCGGGCCGCCGCTACTACGGTGGCTGCGAGTACGTGGACATCGCCGAGCAGCTGGCCATCGACAGGGTCAAGTCCCTCTTCGGCGCGGAGTACGCCAACGTCCAGCCGCACTCGGGCGCGCAGGCCAACGCCGCCGCACTCTCCGCCATGATCACCCCCGGCGACAAGATCCTTGGCTTGTCCCTGGCCCACGGCGGCCACCTGACGCACGGCATGAAGCTGAACTTCTCCGGCAAGCTCTACAACGTGGCGGCCTACCAGGTGGAGGAAGACAACTTCCGCATCGACATGGACAAGCTGCGCGAGCAGGCCATCGCCGAGAAGCCCCAGGTGATCATCGCCGGCTGGTCCGCCTACCCGCGCCACCTTGACTTCGCAGCCTTCCGCTCCATCGCGGACGAGGTCGGCGCGCTGCTCTGGACCGACATGGCACACTTCGCCGGCCTGGTGGCCGCCGGACTGCACCCCAGCCCGGTGCCGCACTCCGACGTCGTCACCTCCACGGTGCACAAGACCCTTGCCGGCCCCCGTTCCGGTGTCATCCTGGCCAAGCAGGAGTGGGCCAAGAAGCTGAACTCCAATGTGTTCCCTGGCCAGCAGGGCGGCCCGCTGATGCATGTCATCGCCGCCAAGGCCGTGGCCTTCAAGATCGCCGGGACGGAGGAATTCAAGGAGCGCCAGGAGCGTGTCCTGGAAGGTGCCCGGATCATCGCAGACCGCCTCAACCAGGCCGACGTCGCCGAAGCCGGCGTCTCCGTGCTCACCGGCGGCACCGACGTGCACCTGGTCCTGGTGGACCTGCGCAACTCCCAGTTGGACGGCCAGCAGGCGGAAGACCTCCTGCACTCGGTGGGCATCACCGTGAACCGGAACGCGGTCCCGTTCGACCCCCGCCCGCCGATGGTCACTTCCGGCCTGCGCATCGGCACCCCGGCCCTGGCCACCCGCGGCTTCGGTGCCGCCGAATTCACCGAGGTGGCCGAGATCATCGCCACCGCGCTGAAGGCAGGCAACAGCGCCGACGTCGAATCCCTCCAGGCCCGCGTGGACAAGCTCGCCGCCGACTTCCCGCTGTACCCGCAGCACGAGCAGTGGTGAATCCATGACTGAAGCAACCAAGACTGCCCGCATCCTCGACGGACGGGCAGCAGCAGCCGCCATCAAGGCGGAGCTGACCGAACGCGTCGCCGCCCTTAAGGCCCGTGGTGTCACCCCCGGTATCGCCACCGTGCTGGTGGGGGCGGACCCGGCCTCCCAGCTGTACGTGTCCATGAAGCACAAGCAGTCCGTGGAGATCGGGATGAACTCCATCCAGCGCGAGCTTCCGGCTGACGCCACCCAGGAGCAGGTGGAGGCCCTCATTGACGAACTCAATGCGGACCCCGCCTGCCACGGGTACATCGTCCAACTGCCCCTGCCCAAGCACCTGGACACCGACGCCATCCTGGAGCGCATCGATCCCGCAAAGGACGCCGACGGCCTGCACCCCACCAACCTTGGCCGGCTGGTGCTGAACGTCAACGGCGAGATCACCTCGCCGCTGCCGTGCACCCCGCGCGGCGTCATCGAGTTGCTGGTGCGCAACGGCTACGACCTCAAGGGAAAGCATGTGGTGGTGGTGGGCCGCGGCGTGACCATCGGCCGGTCCATCGGGCTGCTGCTGACCCGGCGCGAGGTCAACGCCACCGTGACGCTGACCCACACCGGCACCACCAACCTGTCCGAACTGCTGCGCCAGGCGGACGTCATCGTGGGTGCAGCCGGAGCCAAGCACATCGTGAAGGCGGCAGACGTGAAGCCCGGCGCTGCCGTACTCGATGTCGGCGTCACCCGTGAGACGGATCCCGAGACCGGCAAGAGCCGCGTTCATGGCGATATCGAGCCGGCCGCTGCCGAGGTGGCGGGCTGGATCTCGCCCAACCCCGGCGGCGTTGGCCCCATGACCGTAGCGCTGCTGATGACCAACGTGGTCGAAGCGGCGGAGCGCGCGGCGGCAAGCGCCTAGCTCTGCAGCAAAGCAGTACGACGGCGGCAGGCACCTTCCAGCTCAAGGTGCCTGCCGCCGTCGGATTTTAACCCGGACCGGACTTCCACTTAGCGGGCAGCTCAACTAGTCTGCGGAGGGTGCACAACGAAGCCATCATGCCCTCCGCGATCCGGACGGGCGGCGCAGGAGCGCCCGGCGCCGTGATCGCAGCCGAAAACCTGACCAAGATGTACGGCGAGGTGCCCGCCGTGGACGGGATCTCCTTCAGCGTCCCAGCCGGCGAGTCCTTCGGCCTGCTGGGGCCCAACGGCGCCGGCAAATCGACCACCATGAAGATGATCGGCGGCGTGACCCGCCGCACCTCCGGGGACCTCCGCATCATGGGCCTGGACCCGGACAGCCACGGGCCGGAGGTGCGCGCGCACCTGGGCGTGGTGCCGCAGCAGGACAACCTGGACGAGGAACTGCGGGTCCGGGACAACCTGCTGGTCTACGGCCGGTACTTCGGCCTGCCCATGAGCTACCTCAAGCCGAAGGCAGATGAACTGCTGGAGTTCGCGCAGCTGACGGACAAAGCCAAATCCAAGGTTGATTCCCTGTCCGGCGGCATGAAGCGGCGCCTCACGATTGCCCGCTCGCTCATCAACGAGCCCCGGATCCTGCTCCTGGACGAGCCCACCACCGGGCTGGACCCGCAGGCCCGGCACATCCTCTGGGACCGCCTTTTCCGGCTCAAGGAGCAGGGCGTGACGCTGATCCTGACCACCCACTACATGGACGAGGCCGAGCAGTTGTGCGACCGGCTGATCGTGGTGGACAAGGGCCGGATCATGGCCGAGGGCTCACCCGCCCGGCTGATCCGCGATCACTCCACCCGGGAGGTGGTGGAGCTGCGCTTCGGATCCGCGCGGAACACCACCATAGCCGGAGAGCTGGACGGCATCGGCGAACGGCTGGAGGTCCTGCCGGACCGGGTGCTGATCTACGCGCACGACGGCGAGTCCGCCCTTGAGCAGGTAGCGGCCCGCGGCCTGCGGCCACTGACGTCGCTGGTGCGGAGGTCCTCGCTGGAGGACGTGTTCCTGCGGCTGACGGGCAGGAGCCTCGTTGACTGAGGAAACGCTGCCGGGTGCGGACGCCCGGGCGCACAGCCCTGCCGTGGCAGCCGCGAAGGCGCGGCGCTGGGGTGCGTTCTACTACGCCGAGCAGGTGCTCCGCGTCATGAAGGGGTACAGCTGGTCCATCATCATGTACAGCGTGGGCCATCCCGTGGCCTACCTGTTTGCCATGGGTGTGGGACTGGCCACCCTGGTGGACTCGCAGGGTGCGGGGTCCTTTGGGGGAGTGGGCTATGTGACGTTCGTAGCTCCGGCGCTGCTGGTGTCCGCGGCAGTCATGACGGCCGCCAACGAGTTCACCTTTCCCGTGATGGACGGCTTCAAGTGGCGCAGGACCTACTACGGGCCGCACGCCTCGCCCCTGACTCCCCAACAGATCGCGGCAGGGCACATCATGGCGGTGACGCTGCGGTTCCTGCTGCAGTCCGCCGTCTACTTCGCCGCAATTGTCCTGTTCGGGGCGGCACCTGGAGGCTGGGGCTGGGTCACCATCCTGGTGGCTACCCTGGCAGGGCTTTCCTTCGGCCTGCCGCTGATGGCCTACTCCGCCTCAATAACCGAGGACAAGGGGCAGTTCGCGCTGGTGATGCGGTTCATCGTGATGCCACTGTTCCTGTTCTCCGGAACGTTCTTTCCCCTGGATACCCTGCCGCTGGCGGTGCGCTGGATCGGCTGGATCTCCCCGATCTGGCACGGCACCGAACTGGGACGGGTGTTCAGCTACGGTTACCAGGAGCCCCCGCTGCTGACAGTCCTGCACGCCGTGGTGCTGGTGGGCCTGGCGCTGCTGGGCTGGTTCCTGACCCGCCGGCGGTTCGCGGCAAGGATGAGCCGATGAGCGCCGGCGTCGAGGCGGGCAGTGCCACGGAGGCTGCACGCAACAGGACTTTCGGGGCACTGTACTCACGCAATGCCCGGGCTGTCATTGGCCGCGGGATGCTGGCGACCAGGAGCAGCAACTGGCTGGTAATGCTCTCCGGGTTCTTCGAACCGGTCCTGTTCCTGGTCTCCATGGGCGTGGGACTGGGCTCCATCGTAGGCTCCGTGCAGGGGCCCGGGGGCGGGGAGATCAGCTACGCGGCCTACATCGCCCCGGCACTGCTGGCGGTCTCGGCGATGAACGGCGCCGTCTACGACTCCACCTGGAACGTGTTCTTCAAGATGAACTTCGCCAAGCTCTACCAGGGGATGCTCTACACCTCGCTGGGGCCGCTGGATGTGGCGCTGGGAGAAATCTTCCTGGCACTGCTGCGCGGGCTGCTGTATGCGCTCGGGTTCACGGCAGTGATGGGGATGATGGGCCTCATCACCACCCCGTGGGCGCTGCTGATGGTTCCTGCGTCGGTGCTGATCGCCTTCGGCTTCGCCAGCATCGGGATGGGGATCACCAGTTTCCTCAAAACCTTCCAGCAGATGGACTGGATCAACTTCATCATGCTGCCCATGTTCCTGTTCAGTGCCACGTTCTACCCCCTCAGCGTCTACCCGCAGGCCATCCAGTGGCTCATCCAGGCCATGCCGCTCTGGCACGGGGTGGAACTGCTGCGCCAGATCAGCGTGGGCACCTTCACCGCCGCCACGTCCATCCACATCGGCTACTACCTGGCGATGACCGCCGTCGGCATGCTGCTCACCACCGTCCGCCTGCGCCAGCTCTTCCTGAAGTAGCCCGGGGCCGTGTTCGCCGGGGGTGGAAGGCGGCGGGAGCACCTCCCCGGGTTTGAGAGAATAGCTCTATGCGAACCCTCGGCAGCAGTTCCACGTCATCCTCCAAACCCGCCCGGGGCGGATTCTCCATGTTCCGCATCAGCGGGCCGGGACTCATGGTCCTGGTCACCGCGTTCGTTGTGGCCGTGATCTTCGCGGCCAACCAGAACGACGTCGTGGGCTGGGTTGTTGCCATCATCGCCTTCTTCTGGCTGGCGCTCGCGTCCTTCGTGGTGTTCAGCATCCAGAAAGCCGCCAAAAAGGCCGGCGCCAAGCTGAGCGAAGCCCAGAACGCCTTCACGTCCGCAGCCGGGCGCGGGCCGTACGCCCCGACTGACCAGGGTGGAATCCGGGTTGTTGCCGAGCGCTCGCAGGCTGACGAGGTCCGCGACCTCAAGCTGGACCACTCCTTCAAGATCGTCCAGGTGCAGATCCGGGTGGTGGAAGAGGAGCGGGCCAAGGGTGCTGCCGCCAACCAGGACACCATCAACAGGGCGTTGGAAACCATCGAGATCACTGCCACGAATGCCAGGGACATGATCAAGTCCTCCGGCAGCGGGGAGCCGGTCACCGGAACCATCATCGACTAGAGTGGAGCGGGTGAGCTCGGCATTGAAGAAGGACCACCTTCGCATCGCATCAGTCAACGTCAATGGCCTCCGTGCCGCCTTCAAAAACGGTATGGCGGCGTGGCTGGAGCCCCGCGAAGTGGACATCCTCTGCCTGCAGGAAGTCCGCGCCCCCGATGCCATCGTGCGGCAGCTGCTGGGCGACGGCTGGCACATCCTGCACTCCGAGGCTGAGGCGAAAGGACGCGCCGGCGTGGCCATCGCCTCCCGCGAGGAACCCCTGGCCACCCGTGACGGCATTGGTGACGACTACTTCGCGACGGCGGGCCGCTGGGTGGAGGCCGACTTCCGCCTTACAGACTCAGCAGGGGAACGGGTGCAGCTGACCGTGGCGAGCGCCTACGTCCACTCCGGCGAAGTGGGCACCCCCAAGCAGGACGACAAGTTCCGGTTCCTGGATGTCATGACCACGCGCCTCCCGGAGCTGAGCAAACACAGCGACCATGCCCTGGTGGTGGGTGACCTCAACGTCGCGCACACGCCCCTGGACATCCGGAACTCAAAGGGCAACGTGAAGAAAGCCGGCCACCTGCCGGAAGAACGCGCCTACTTCGACAGGTTCTTCGGCGAGGAGATCGGCTGGCATGACGTCCACCGCAACCTCGCCGGCCAGGTCGACGGGCCATACACCTGGTGGTCGCAGCGCGGCAAGGCGTTCGACAACGACACCGGCTGGCGCATCGACTACCACCTGGCCACCCCCGCCCTGGCCGCGTCCGCCATCTCCGCCGTGGTGGACCGGGCGCCCTCGTGGGACACCCGCTTCTCCGACCATGCCCCGTTGGTAGTGGACTACCAGCTCTAAGCCCCGAAGGTTCCCTCCCCATGACTAGCCCTACTTTGCCCGCAGCCAAGAAGCGCATCCTTTCCGGCGCCAAGCCCACGGCCGACTCCCTGCACCTGGGCAACTAC
Encoded here:
- a CDS encoding ABC transporter ATP-binding protein, with product MPSAIRTGGAGAPGAVIAAENLTKMYGEVPAVDGISFSVPAGESFGLLGPNGAGKSTTMKMIGGVTRRTSGDLRIMGLDPDSHGPEVRAHLGVVPQQDNLDEELRVRDNLLVYGRYFGLPMSYLKPKADELLEFAQLTDKAKSKVDSLSGGMKRRLTIARSLINEPRILLLDEPTTGLDPQARHILWDRLFRLKEQGVTLILTTHYMDEAEQLCDRLIVVDKGRIMAEGSPARLIRDHSTREVVELRFGSARNTTIAGELDGIGERLEVLPDRVLIYAHDGESALEQVAARGLRPLTSLVRRSSLEDVFLRLTGRSLVD
- a CDS encoding ABC transporter permease gives rise to the protein MSAGVEAGSATEAARNRTFGALYSRNARAVIGRGMLATRSSNWLVMLSGFFEPVLFLVSMGVGLGSIVGSVQGPGGGEISYAAYIAPALLAVSAMNGAVYDSTWNVFFKMNFAKLYQGMLYTSLGPLDVALGEIFLALLRGLLYALGFTAVMGMMGLITTPWALLMVPASVLIAFGFASIGMGITSFLKTFQQMDWINFIMLPMFLFSATFYPLSVYPQAIQWLIQAMPLWHGVELLRQISVGTFTAATSIHIGYYLAMTAVGMLLTTVRLRQLFLK
- a CDS encoding gamma carbonic anhydrase family protein, with the protein product MAPLYPFAGNAPAVHDSVFVAPTASIIGNATLAEDSSAFYGVSVRADTAAITVGAGSNLQDNVVLHADPGFPCTVGERVSVGHAAVVHGCTVEDDCLIGMGATVLNGAVIGAGSLVAAGAVVLEGTTIPPRSLVAGVPGKVRRELTDEEYDGVRANAARYRELAAAHREMHT
- the purU gene encoding formyltetrahydrofolate deformylase, with product MSNEQLNQAYVVTLSCPDRPGIVHAVAGALLVAGCNITDSQQYGSPVTGNFFMRVEVTTAAPASELRAALEPVAGAFGMQWSLNAVGQKVRTLVMASTSAHCLNDLLFQQRSGTLPIEIPAIVSNHQDLAGLAEFYGIPFHYIPVTKETKAQAEDKLRALMAEHDIELTVLARYMQILSDELCSELTGKAINIHHSFLPSFKGAKPYHQAHARGVKLIGATAHYVTAALDEGPIIEQEVIRVDHARTPEQFVQMGRDVEGRTLVQAVQWHAEHRVLLDGNRTVVFN
- the glyA gene encoding serine hydroxymethyltransferase gives rise to the protein MTTTATSTTAVSNQPLAELDPEIAAVLDQELGRQRGTLEMIASENFAPRAVMEAQGSVLTNKYAEGYPGRRYYGGCEYVDIAEQLAIDRVKSLFGAEYANVQPHSGAQANAAALSAMITPGDKILGLSLAHGGHLTHGMKLNFSGKLYNVAAYQVEEDNFRIDMDKLREQAIAEKPQVIIAGWSAYPRHLDFAAFRSIADEVGALLWTDMAHFAGLVAAGLHPSPVPHSDVVTSTVHKTLAGPRSGVILAKQEWAKKLNSNVFPGQQGGPLMHVIAAKAVAFKIAGTEEFKERQERVLEGARIIADRLNQADVAEAGVSVLTGGTDVHLVLVDLRNSQLDGQQAEDLLHSVGITVNRNAVPFDPRPPMVTSGLRIGTPALATRGFGAAEFTEVAEIIATALKAGNSADVESLQARVDKLAADFPLYPQHEQW
- a CDS encoding ABC transporter permease; protein product: MTEETLPGADARAHSPAVAAAKARRWGAFYYAEQVLRVMKGYSWSIIMYSVGHPVAYLFAMGVGLATLVDSQGAGSFGGVGYVTFVAPALLVSAAVMTAANEFTFPVMDGFKWRRTYYGPHASPLTPQQIAAGHIMAVTLRFLLQSAVYFAAIVLFGAAPGGWGWVTILVATLAGLSFGLPLMAYSASITEDKGQFALVMRFIVMPLFLFSGTFFPLDTLPLAVRWIGWISPIWHGTELGRVFSYGYQEPPLLTVLHAVVLVGLALLGWFLTRRRFAARMSR
- a CDS encoding flavin monoamine oxidase family protein; its protein translation is MTIATELPAFDPSSTTATRAAAPAPDGSAPGPITMLNPDFPFSYDHYLAHPDGLGSVPPALYGTEVAVIGAGLSGLVTAYELMKLGLRPVVYEADQIGGRLRTAAFPAAPGVVADLGGMRFPESGKAFYHYVDLLGLDTQEFPNPLSPATSSTVIELAGQKHYAEKPGDLPPFFREVADAWKAAVNDGAKFVEMQEAIRARDTARIKELWNDLLPLMDEQTFYGFIAASDSFKKAGFAHREAFGQVGFGTGGWDTDFPNSILEILRVVYTDADDQHRLIRGGAQRLPEALWQHAPSGMVHWPEGTSLSSLHAGSPRGAVGKISRDADGILRIRERWGREASYPAVVATCQSWLLSTRIHTEETLFPAELWTAIERSHYMQSSKTFVMVDRPFWKDIDPDTGNEVLSMTLTDRLNRATYLLDNGPDQPAVILLSYTWNDDALKWLALDADERVELMLHSLGQIYPGVDIASHIVGQPITVSWEADPNFMGAFKANLPGHYRYQQRLFTHFKQDKLPESQRGIFLAGDDVSFTAGWAEGAVTTGLNAVWGVVNHLGGSSAPGNPGPGELLDAIGPIPLD
- a CDS encoding exodeoxyribonuclease III, with amino-acid sequence MSSALKKDHLRIASVNVNGLRAAFKNGMAAWLEPREVDILCLQEVRAPDAIVRQLLGDGWHILHSEAEAKGRAGVAIASREEPLATRDGIGDDYFATAGRWVEADFRLTDSAGERVQLTVASAYVHSGEVGTPKQDDKFRFLDVMTTRLPELSKHSDHALVVGDLNVAHTPLDIRNSKGNVKKAGHLPEERAYFDRFFGEEIGWHDVHRNLAGQVDGPYTWWSQRGKAFDNDTGWRIDYHLATPALAASAISAVVDRAPSWDTRFSDHAPLVVDYQL
- a CDS encoding bifunctional methylenetetrahydrofolate dehydrogenase/methenyltetrahydrofolate cyclohydrolase, with the protein product MTEATKTARILDGRAAAAAIKAELTERVAALKARGVTPGIATVLVGADPASQLYVSMKHKQSVEIGMNSIQRELPADATQEQVEALIDELNADPACHGYIVQLPLPKHLDTDAILERIDPAKDADGLHPTNLGRLVLNVNGEITSPLPCTPRGVIELLVRNGYDLKGKHVVVVGRGVTIGRSIGLLLTRREVNATVTLTHTGTTNLSELLRQADVIVGAAGAKHIVKAADVKPGAAVLDVGVTRETDPETGKSRVHGDIEPAAAEVAGWISPNPGGVGPMTVALLMTNVVEAAERAAASA